The sequence atataaaaaattaaactataGTAAAAATGACTCAAACacaataaattactaaaattttataaatattatattattaaaatattaataaaaatattaataaataaatattaatagaaacTCTAATAGTATcccagtgatactaaaataactaagcAGCATAAATCTGTTCACTGTGAAATcagttatatttatttgctttgagattgaaataaataaaattcaaaagcttgtattcattaaaaaaatccaaaacTAATCAACATTACAGCACACAATGAAATGACTAAAAccttaactaaaaataaaaaaagaagcatatgttcaaaatatgaatacaagCTTTAATAGTATTTCAGTGTTCAATTTAAGGAGTGAAAATGTGTGAGACTGAAACAAAATCGATAAAAATATAAACCTGgtattgtgtatttaaaacattCAGTTTATTAGAAGCATTGAAGAAATCTGAGCGgtttcatttatgtatgactgacaaaatatgcattacattaaGTTTATGGAAATGtaaatacaattcaaatacatacattttaaattaaggcCAAAAAAATTTTCTTTTGAGTATATCATTTTATGAATGTTGATCCATTATATCATTGTCCATCATCCAAACCATCCCACAGCACTCAAACAGTCTTCATCATATTCTGCTGTGTCAGATGAAATACTAATGTAATCATCATTTATGAACAGTTTTGATCAACCTGTCCTAACTCGGCACAGTAACTGTTGCTCGCAGCTTTATTCAAACCTCATTTTCTGTGTGACGTGTGCATCAGCTAATGTGGTTCTTTCATATGAGTGTTTCATTTCACTTTACCAACTTCCAGATACATCAGAGCTGGTAAATAAAATCCCTCTAGACAGTGAACTGCAGGATTAATtggagtttttgtttttttcgctGGACGAGAGGCGTATCTGAGTACCGTGGCTTCTTTGAGCCGACACATGTGCGGTTCGTCTTTCCACAGCTGTAGCACTGGTGCTCGTCCAGAGCTGGCCGAGGGGGTCacaaaacagaggaagagagagagagagagagagagagagagagagagttaaaatagaaaacacaagGCTTTCTTATTACTGCCAGAGGAACCAAGCCTCCATCTGAAAGCAATCAGGAGTTTTTCAACAGCCCTCGATGTGCTCCAGTCCTCACAAGTCTGTACAAATGTCTCATGAATATCCTTTGTGCAGCTTTTCTCTGTTTCTAATTATGGATACAGTACTACTTTATGAAAGAGGAGGTTCTGCAGGCTTAGACTGTGCTTTTGGATGGACTGAACATTTGACGTTCTGACTTTGGGCATCACAAACAATATCTGAATTAAGCGGCACAATTGATAAACATTTACACATAATTAACACTTGTATcactttcattcaaataaatcagGCTAtgtttaaaaactatatagattTTTAgaccttacatttttttttttggttttgcttaattttacttttacctgttaaattatttaaaaaatatatttatttatacaggaCACATTTTTGTTGGCAATGTCATTAATACCCAATAGtattttgtgacattttcataatctgcacacttaatacaataaattatgaattttgcagaatttaaatatttaaacattcacacaatacaaacacattattatttatattatattacattatttatttatttacaatacagCTTCTTGTTGTCGTTGGTGGTggtcaaaacattaaaacaagtaaaactttaaaaattttaatctgcACATGTatggatatttaataaaatgaattatttattatgcattattaaactTTATATTGACAAAGACACAATACAAAAGCATAATTGTCTTTATATCATATTATGTTTTTGAATGGATTGAACTTTTGACTTCGTCAAACTTCCAGAAAATATCCCAAATATATGTggcaaaatgtataataattaagattttaataattttcaccaaataaataaggaaattaaataaaaaataaagatttttttacttattatacatTGTTGTTAGttgtcagatttatttattttacaatggaCAACATTTTTATTGGTGATAACATGAGCCCAAAACATAATGTTTTTTGTAAGTTTTTTGTTAAAAGGAAACCCCATGTTTTAAGCCATTCACCAGACTGACCTGTTCCCTTAGTAGTTTGAGAATGAAAATGAAGTGTAGGTAAACAGGGGCGAGTTATTCTGGTAAATCTGCTGGTGGATGTAGGTTGTGTCCTCTGAAGGGGGACTGTCACGTGTCCCGCTAACCCCTAAATGAGTGGGATCCAGCTTGCCCCCTTGTGGTTCAGCATGGTACTTAACCCCAACACTCACCACAGTAATGCAAGACTGACCTTTATACTTGTGAGGAAGCAGAAAGAAGCTGAAACAAGCTATCAGATATCATCTGAGAGCCAGTGTGATCAAAGCCTACTTCTGGTGATCAAAGGAAGATaatgtcttaaaggggtcatgtgatgcgatttcaagttttcatttctctttggagtgtcacaagctcttggtgcgtaaagaagatctgtaaagttgcaaagactaaagtctcgaacccaaagagatattctttataaaagtaaaaccTTGTCCACACCCACACCCACTGAAACGGCTCAATCTAACACTCGTTCAACATCTAACacgtctacatcacgatgtgggaagatttgcataacgctgttTTTATAAAGTGAGACCGTTTCAACTttacaaggacagtctggtgcttctgactcatagtctgtaagtacgttttcatatttaaatcatttaccaCTGATGATTAAAACACAAGTTTTAAGCAGTATAGAGTATTGCTTATTGTtcgttgtttctccgatcacagaTGCAGacgtggttttatgtttacgcagcatgATAGGCAACGTGTAAAAAGATGGtgaaagtcattataatcagtaattatatccccactggatgcaacaaatgccttgtttgtaatgggctTTACTGGTTTTGTCTTGTAGCGCCTGGAGACGCCattacagtatgttaaggggtgtaacatttctgtcacatccTTGAGACATTCGGCAAATCACAGCACagccggccaatcagagcacacctcgctttttaaAACGATGAGCTTTGTGAAAATGTACGCGTTTCAGAaagtggggcatagaggagcaacaataatgcacAGTATGTGGAAAAAAAGTAACACATTGCTTTACACCAACTACaccaaataatattatttttaacgtcacatgacccctttaaaccatCAAATCACAAGAAACATTAGTTCAATACGGATACATACTGTTTTTTCACCAAACATTTGTCAACACAACCATAAATGGCTgtggttattaaaaataaataagaaataagtatgaatatatttagtgttatttatatttaactggTCAGTTTAGGCTTTTAGAGATTAGACTGTCATTCTGTGGTAAAATATGTCAAAAGTGTCACGAGATTGATcaatttgtttatgtttttgtgttaaacaagctacaaaatatgaatttgattatttatttaataataatgtttacttAGATTAACCTGTTGATATATTACATTcacataaaaatattacacattttgtgcaaaacatatattaaaaacatatattatatatatgtgtttgttgcCGTATGTGTTCAGTCTCTTCTAGAAATCATTGTGTCTGGACGACCATCAATCCTCATCCACACACATTTCAGCTCATCGCATATAAAAGTGTCACTTTCTGTCTTCCTCCTTAACCCCttcacattctctctctttctgtcctcTGCGTGCACTTTTCCTAACACTGTCATTTTCATCCTTTCTCCCCCCACACCCCCCGTCACTAAACAGCCTATCCTGGACGCACGCTGGGGGACTCTGCCACAGGTGGGTATGACGGGACGCCCCGCTGCATGCACTGCCTGCGTCTCTGACCCCCTGCAGGGTTACGCCAGCTAGCGCTAGCTCATCTGCCCAATTACCATCAGCACAGAATTAGCAATAATTACAAAGTGCCTTTATATGTCAGCGTGTAGCATTGCTCAGGCGACAGTCAGCCACTGGAAAGAGCAAAACTGTAGCAATTGTTTCTGAGAATATAACACTAACAGTGAATTTGGTGTTTCAAATCATCCAGTGGCACATGCAACAACTCAAGGAGCAGATCTGGGTGAAAGTCTCAGCTGTTTTTCTACATCCAACTATCAAACTGTCTAATTGAATTCATTCTGAGCACTAATCGAAGTCTCCATTCTTGAGAATAATTTGATCATCTCTACTGTGAGATAAATGACTGTTTTCATTGTAAAAACTCTGCAAAATGTGGGTTGCACAAGTTTTTATCGCATCGTTTTATGGATTGGTGTGTGTAGACAGTGCTTGGCAATTAATCTTGATGTATCTGtaacaaaagtttggggtcaatgcataaaaaaaaaagaatttattcagcaaggatgcattaaattgatcaaaagtgaagtaAACACAGTATTGACATTTATAACataaataaaggtttttatttaaaaatcagtgctgttctttttcactttctggtcatcaaagaatcctgaaaaatacaatttatCACAGTTTCTGCAAAATAtgaactattttcaacattgataacaatgataaatgtttttatgagcaggaaatcagcatattagaatgatttctgaaagatcacgagtcatgatgctgtaaattcaggaataaattattctttattataaaaaatctaccgctccaaacttttgactggtgttttaataatctttgatATTAGTCAGAGTAGATGACATGTATAATTTGActcaaataaaagaaagaaagcgaGTATCGCAATGGATTTAATATGCTCTACTGTTGTGTTTGTGGATACTAAATATTCATCTAACTAACACTGAACATATAttctagaaaataaaaatgacacaataCATAGGTTGTGTGAATTAGACAAGTTATACAATTATATTGAGGTATATTTGGAATGGTCTGCACTTCCGTCCCTCATAgtcttgattttatttatatcatatagcATCTACTCTGGCTAAAGTTCGTTTGTGTATCAGTGTTGGTTGCATGTGCAGTCCTGGCATGTTTCTTGTCTTATGTCAGATGCTTGTATCAAAAATGACTTGCATTTACTGTAATAAAGATCCAACGTGCTTAAaattaaaggttccaaaaggggatTTTCGATGCCACAGAAAAACCATTTAAggttctccaaagaacctttcagttcttaaaagaaccatctTAAGACCCTTTTGTGCAtttgaaaggttccatggatgttgtgggtcttcatggaaccatcaatgccaataaagaacctttatttttaagcttGTGGAGTCACATGTCTGAAGGTTTGACGGAGGCTCTGGGGTTATCTTTAATGAGATTGAGTTCTTCTGTGCTGCTAGCTGAGCTTCTTGACCTCTCCAGGGCTGTGAGCTGCAGGGGCCATGAGCGATTGTGTTCTGGAGTACTTCCTAGAAAGTACATTCTCTGCAATTAATTAAACAGAAATGTCTTTTCCTGTAGAACTCTTAATGTGTCCTCAACGGAAAAGAACCAGCCTTCATTCCTTCATCTGAGCTCTTAAACAGGCATTCATTAGatattttctgagaatttatttttatagaaatccAATTTAGATTCATTGTAAAATGTCTTATTCTCTATCTAGAAAGGTTTTGATGAAAGGTACTGggttcagcaaaaaaaataaaaaataaatcccacATAAAGAAGAAAATCTGGTTTAGAGAATCTGTAAACATGTATTCACACAATTTAAAGATTGTTTTGGGTGCTTTAATGGTTTTGATTCACTTGCACTGATGCCGAAGCTCAACAATGTTGCATGACGCATTCAGTACTCAGTACACTTGCTGTTTCTGCTGGCTCTTCCACGAATGTGTCCAAGTGTGATGGCACTTCACTTTCTTTGCCCTAAGGTGAAAGATGAAAACCAGTTCAATTAGCAACATTTGCAATATCATTTCTCCTTTGACATACGGAGACAAAGTCTCAATTTTGACCAATTAATCACTGAATTAGAaaattcactcttaaaaataaagattccaaaagggggttttgcagtgatgccatatatatattagtgctgggcaacgattattttctttctttttttacgtGATTAATCTCATTATTGTCTATGATTAATCGAAAGCAATCACATTGCTGCCTTCACGGGCTTATCATTTATTGAGTCGTGATTACGAGCTTGTTCCATTAAAAATagcagtggacagtggtttgatttattgatgcttagcctaaatagtTTGATCTAGAGCATCCCCTCCTTTGACCCATGACTTGTCGCAATAAAATATTGGCAGCATTAATCAATTAATCCATTAATGCGACAATAAcgtgttaacttgcccagcccttatatatattatataaaaatatttggttTCTCAAAGAACCTTTCGGTGGACagagtgtgaagaacattttaggaATCTAgtctttttccactataaagaaccttctgTGCAATGAAAAAGTCTTCATGGAACCTTAGATGCCAataaagcacctttatttttaaaagtgcatgcaTATGGTGATTTCTGTTTGCTTTTTAAAAGAGCTTGAGTCTCAGATGTGTTAATAGTAAATGCCACTGTTCGTCATCTCTCTCTCAAACAGATGGAGAAATCACCTCCAAACCCATGGTGCTGTTCCTCGGACCCTGGAGCGTGGGCAAGTCCTCCATGGTCAACTATCTGTTGGGTTTGCAGGACACCCCTTACCAGCTGTACACGGGTAAACTGTCTGTGCTGCTTCTCAGGTGGTTTGCAGTATTAAAATAATGTTCTGTTACAAACTGGCATCATCCTCTGTTCGTCCAGGTGCTGAGCCCACTACCTCAGAGTTTACCGTCATCATGCACGGTGAGAAGATTCGCACGGTGGAGGGCATCGTCATGGCTGCCGACAGCTCTCGCTCCTTCTCCCCGCTGGAGAAGTTCGGACAGAACTTTTTGGAGAAGCTGGTTGGCATCGAGATGCCCCACAAGCTCCTGGAGAGGGTCACATTCGTGGATACGCCTGGAATCATTGAGAACCGCAAGCAGCAGGAGAGAGGTACAGATTCTCCATTCATTCCCATTATGTTCAAGGTTCCTACATTCTTATATCCAAACTAAAGGTCATTAAAAGTCTTATATGTATTAAATGTGAAATGTCTTTATTATCAGGCCAAGAGGTCTTTGATTTAAGAGGTGACTGTTAAACTCATAgagcattaaattgattaaaaataatatgagctttgcatgttttattatcTCTTATTCTCTCATCAGTTTTTAGTTACCCatagacatttcaaaataagagtccattATCATATCACCACAATACACACATATCGTATGTATTAATATTGgtacatgaataaaataaatttgaataaaacatGTCTTTAATATTTTAAGCTATGAATCGTAATTTAGTCTACATATTTTTTCTCCCACTTCAAGGTTACCCATTCAACGACGTGTGCCAGTGGTTTATCGATCGTGCAGACCTCATTTTCGTGGTTTTTGATCCCACCAAGCTGGACGTCGGTCTCGAGTTAGAGATGCTCTTCCGGCAGCTAAAAGGTCGGGAGTCCCAGATCCGTATCATCCTCAATAAAGCCGACAGTTTGGCGACCCAGGACCTCATGCGTGTCTACGGCGCCCTCTTCTGGAGCCTGGCGCCCCTCATTAATGTAACCGAGCCCCCGCGGGTCTACGTCAGCTCCTTCTGGCCCTACGACTACGCGCCGGACACCAGCCGAGACCTCTTCAAACGTGAGGAAATATCCTTGCTGGAAGACCTGAACCAGGTGATCGAGAACCGTCTGGAGAACAAAATCGCCTTCATCCGCCAGCACGGCATCCGCGTTCGCATTCACGCCCTCCTGGTGGACCGCTACGTGCAGACCTTCAAGGAGAGGATGAGCTTCTTCAGCGACCCTGAGCTGGTCTTCCAGGAGATTGTGGACGATCCTGACAAGTTCTACATTTTCAAGTCTATCCTGGCCAAAACCAACGTCAGCAAGTTCGACCTGCCCAACCGAGATGCTTACCGTGACTTCTTCGGGATCAATCCGGTGAGCAGCTTCAAGCAGCTGTCGTCCCAATGCTCCTACGCGGGCGGTTGTCTACTGGAGAAGATCGAGCGCGCCATCACCCACGAACTGCCCTCTCTGCTCGGCAGCATCAACTCCGGCAAGAATCCAACGCTGTCCTCCTGCGAGGCCACCGGCTGCGGGGAAAAGCCCAAGAACCGCTACCGGCGAAACTGAGAGAAGAAAACCAAGCGGGAGGGAGACCGAGGAGGAGGGGGACGAGAAAGGAGCCAAGGTGGAGCGAACAAACCGAGGAGGAGCAGTGGAGCTAATCCTGTTCCTGCCACGGGTCCGTTTCGAGTCAATGGAGACGGATCTCAcaggacttgtttttttttttgtttttttttgcgtgAAGGGGTTGTGTGTGGGGACGTTTTAAGGGCAGGGGATTCTGGGAATGGGTGGAGGGAGGTTCTTGTGAAGTCTTGAGGCGGAGTTTCTTGTGAATGTGAGGAGAGCGCGCCAAAATAACTCTCTTCTCTTTCCGCACTACTTTTATAAACGGTCTGCAGTTTTGGAGGGAAAATGTGTACGCATGGAGAACAAAAATGGCtgacacacttaaaaaaaaataaaaatgaaatatcctGAGACTGAAAATCAGGTATCAGCTGCCTTGAATGTGAACCAAAATGCAACAGTGATGCAATTGTCATGTTTTAAACATACAGATTATATAATCAGTTCCCCAGTCATGCATCTTTTCAACTGTTTTTTTTGGGTTGATTTGTTCACTTATATAGGTAGCAACTATGgacgatttttttttctcctcagacTTATAAGCTACTAGCATTTTTGCATCGCATGTTAAACATATTGGTTTGGTTTCTTTCACATTTCCACTTAACCACTTTGTGTACCAAAGTAGAGGTTCCAAAAGGATGTTTTCCCAGCAATGCCATGGAAGATCCATTTGGGGTTCTCCAAAAaacctttaaaggaatagttcacccaaaaatgaacatttactgaCCCTCGGGCCATCCAAATTTATTTCTTCATaagaacagatttggggaaatttagcattatctgagcagtgaatgggtgccgtcagactgagagttcaaacagctttCAAGTAATCCACAAGTAGTCCGCACGATTCCGTCAATTCATGTCTTGAGAAGAGAAAAGCCTGTTGTTCtcacacatcaaaatccacccacatacaactgttttggactgtttttgcttgtaaacggtgcttgatctatgcatatttctctcctgattcagattagatGACTTTGCACTAGAAAAAGCAGTATTATGGAAAGAGGACTTGCATTTAAGCCAGaaacaaaattttaaattaaaaatgttatgaaatgaaaaacatcttaatgatgaatttgtttcaaaTACATATCTTTTTACTTCACATGacattaattgatgaactggagtggtttggattacttgtggattattatgatgtatttatcatctgtttggactctcattctgacggcacccattcactgcagaggatccattgatgaaagtgatggaatgctatctccaaatctgctctgatgaagaaacaaactcatctacatcatggcctgagggtgagtaaggtttcatttttgggtgaattattccaaaaactgaacagtttttttttttaagaacattttaataatatttttccacaaaaagaaccttttgtgcatttGAGTTTCATCATGGAACCACTGAcgccaataaagaaccttcatttttaaaagcatatttacgATTCCACAACTAACAGTCAGGTCTTAAGGTTGGGATTTGTGTGGAAATAGTCACATCAATATAGATGTTACCTCAGAAagctgcatttttataattttttttttttttggaattgtaGTTATGATGTATGGTAGTCAACAGTGAAAATTCAAACAGTGCAGTTCTGTGGGAGAGACAAAACTGCAATAAAGTGTTATTAACCGAGCTGTCTGGTTTTTTGGAGTAGGGTCGTGACAGTTAATAGACTCTGATCTCTTCTGAAAGAGCTGTCTAGTCCCTGTTAAAAATATCAAGGTCACTCATTTGTTCTCACCACCAAAAATAGACACAATACGAACAATGGTGTCCCTATCAGATTTAGATTTTAACCGCAGGTAAGTGCTGAAAGATGCACAAGTCAGCTGTATATTTAGCAGGTGTGTTTCTAGAACAGGTGGGAGATCACAGGGGTCATCATGAATGCAGCATCCCATTAAAACATGCAGAGGGTGTGAATATTGCTCAGTGTCTAAGCATGATTGGTTATTCTGACAGGTGGCTTGTTCAAAAATGTGACAAAATCAGTGATTTTTAAAGATATACACCCTTCACATGTTCTCCAGACAATGTAAAAATCAGTATATAAAGACTGTTAGAGTAAAAAATGAGTGTCTTCTCAACTCTTCTCATTAGCTGGGAGTATGTGTCCTTGTGTTGAAATTGCTGTGTCAGTAGTTGTCCACTAGAGTGAGCACAGAATGTGAAGAggtgcagcattgcatcacattGAGAGGGGACAAAACTACAGAAATTGCCCTCCACGTTATGCTGAGGTGAGGAAGATTGTTGTACAAACATTTCTGGCAACATAAGGTGAATGAAATGAAGcaaaatgtgaaatgaaaaaaaaagggtgCACATTACAAAATGACCATTACTGAAACAGTGGCAATTTGTTCATGAAAATGTACAACAGCATAAAATGAAGAGAGATTTGACATTGTGAAATTAGCTGAAACCCTCAGACCATTTCAGATGTAGactagtttgtttcttcatcagaacagatttggagaaatttagcattgcatcacttgctcaccagtggatgctctgcagtgaatgggtgccgtcagaatgagagtccaaacagctgataaatacatcacaattatccacaagaaatccacaccactccagaccatcagttaatgtcttgtgaagtgaaaagctgtgtgtttgtaaaaaacaaatccatcattaaagcgttttaactttaaaccgtagcttctggtcaaaatatgagtccataataactcttcctccaATAAAAAGTCCTTCTtctgttgttctctcacatcaaaatcctgTGGACTGTTTCTGCTTGTAAACGGTGtttgatctttgcatatttctcacctgacacagatgagatgacttttccactggagaaagtaatattatggaCAGAGGACTCATATTAATGACgtcttgatgaatttgtttctcaaAAAACATCCAGTTTTTTCCTTcagaagatgttaattgatggactgactAATTGATAGAGTgctgtggattgcttgtggattattgttttgttgtacagtttttgtcagctgtttggactgtttCCGACTCTCTccaattctgacggcacccatccactacaaaggatccattggtgatcaaGCGATGAAATGCTgcgtttctccaaatctgttctgatgaagaaacaaactcctctacatcatGGATGGCATGAGATAAGATGAGAAAGGTGAGAGCAAAATCTATTTTTGTTTGAACTAATCTTTTAATTAAGGTAATAATATGGTAAGTAATAgctaataacaaacaaacaaaacaaaaaacatagttTCCCACACTACTGCATAATATATAAaccctgaatgcaatgtaaattGCTTGGATGAAAGTGCCAAGCAAATGCATAACTGTAAATGTTTCAGCTCAGTTCTTTAACACACACTTTACACCTACACATCAGTTCCTGGTGGATAAAATCCTACATTAAGTAATTTGAGTTGCTAATGTCGTTCATGTTGCTTTGAGGAGCAGATTTTAATCAAGGAAGTTTTCTCATTGTATTCCCGATGTGTTTAATTCACTAGAAGAAGTAACAACTCATTTTGCAGCACTGCTCGAGAAGCAAATGCAATATGGCGGCTGTTGTATTCAACAGCAGAATGCAGCCAGTGTCCTGTCTCCAAATGATATTAATCCTAATGAGTTAATAATGGCGTGATTCTGCACGCCTGTGTGAGGACACGGCCTACTGATCACATATTTCAAAACAGACTGTGCTATATTCCCCCCAGAGCGAGGGAAGCCCCCACAACATCTGAAAGCGTGTGAAgttacactctctcacacacttcagacagcgGGCTGAAGTTTGCCTTGCGCTCAGATGTGATTGGAGAGCAGGTCTGGAAGCTGCATTGCAGCAGCTCTGGGTCAGTCGTGACTCCGACTCAAAGGGAGGTGTGTGAAGGGACACTGTGTATCATGTTCAAAGGGAATGATGCTTCTCAAGGCTCTTTCTCTTTGTGAGAGTGTTTAAGTAAACTGAAAGGAGTGAGTAGAAACCGATTGGCTTTATAAGGTCAGTCTCACaagttttatcatttttttgcattacagtaatgttttttttttttttttcactgtgacATCATTTTTATGCATCCCACAAGTTTCATTACTGTGATGCAGCTGgatgttttaaatcataattcccAAAGGTgttttctttactgtatttttttattcaaagaaaatatgaaaaatgggtatagaaaataatcaccccctttaaaataatcacattttgttgctttgcagcctgaaatgaagacaccgtttttgttttatccagctatATTTACATCCAAGTGAAAAGTATAAcaccaacaataaaaaataaataaaaaatagaataaaaaataaataaccagaataactgagttggaaaaaggaccACTCCCTCCTAAAAGTGACTTCTGaactcaatcaggtgtagctaatcaccttctcaatggcacacaatcAGTTTGACCTTCAGCTGTGCTCTTTTTGATCCGCTCAGCATGacaagagctttcctggagcatttcggTCCTTAACTGAAGGTaacaatcaactatgggtggTTAGGCACTTCCAAAAGATATCAGCGAAAAAGTTGTGGACAGGTACGTATCAGGatatggataaaataaaataaaaaatcaaaggaTTTATCAATGCCCAGAAGCACAGTTAAGtttattattaagaagtggaagatatctggtacaacacagaccctctATGGATCAGGACGTccctccaaactggatgaaagagccggaggaaactggtcagagaggtgACCAAGAGtcctacagcaactctgaagcagctgcaAGAATgtatgacaaagagtggtcattgtgtgctcgtgataacaatatcacaaattgCTTTTATGGGAGGGTTCCCATTAAAAAAAGCTACTCCTCAAGATTCTtaggcagatgagactaaaattgaaTAATATGGCCTCAACAGCAAACAATATGTTTGTTTGGCAGAGCTCCAATACAGCGATTCAAATAACAGTGTTCccccagtaaagcatggaggtggtgcTGTCCTGTTATGAGGGGTTTATCTACAGCAGGGTCCGGAGTACTTGTAGAGACAAATCCCGACAGACtgaaggctgtaattaaagcaaaaggtggttcagcaaaattttcaaaatgttattttttt comes from Carassius auratus strain Wakin chromosome 3, ASM336829v1, whole genome shotgun sequence and encodes:
- the LOC113051736 gene encoding sarcalumenin-like isoform X1, with the protein product MKVLVSLCVFVPLLALATAEEEAVLESILRDRSHIEETLRLAADEKAGDYAAALQKLRKIYHSSIRPMEQAYKYNELRQHEISAYPGRTLGDSATDGEITSKPMVLFLGPWSVGKSSMVNYLLGLQDTPYQLYTGAEPTTSEFTVIMHGEKIRTVEGIVMAADSSRSFSPLEKFGQNFLEKLVGIEMPHKLLERVTFVDTPGIIENRKQQERGYPFNDVCQWFIDRADLIFVVFDPTKLDVGLELEMLFRQLKGRESQIRIILNKADSLATQDLMRVYGALFWSLAPLINVTEPPRVYVSSFWPYDYAPDTSRDLFKREEISLLEDLNQVIENRLENKIAFIRQHGIRVRIHALLVDRYVQTFKERMSFFSDPELVFQEIVDDPDKFYIFKSILAKTNVSKFDLPNRDAYRDFFGINPVSSFKQLSSQCSYAGGCLLEKIERAITHELPSLLGSINSGKNPTLSSCEATGCGEKPKNRYRRN
- the LOC113051736 gene encoding sarcalumenin-like isoform X2, producing the protein MKVLVSLCVFVPLLALATAEEEAVLESILRDRSHIEETLRLAADEKAGDYAAALQKLRKIYHSSIRPMEQAYKYNELRQHEISDGEITSKPMVLFLGPWSVGKSSMVNYLLGLQDTPYQLYTGAEPTTSEFTVIMHGEKIRTVEGIVMAADSSRSFSPLEKFGQNFLEKLVGIEMPHKLLERVTFVDTPGIIENRKQQERGYPFNDVCQWFIDRADLIFVVFDPTKLDVGLELEMLFRQLKGRESQIRIILNKADSLATQDLMRVYGALFWSLAPLINVTEPPRVYVSSFWPYDYAPDTSRDLFKREEISLLEDLNQVIENRLENKIAFIRQHGIRVRIHALLVDRYVQTFKERMSFFSDPELVFQEIVDDPDKFYIFKSILAKTNVSKFDLPNRDAYRDFFGINPVSSFKQLSSQCSYAGGCLLEKIERAITHELPSLLGSINSGKNPTLSSCEATGCGEKPKNRYRRN